In Flavobacterium sp. N1736, the following are encoded in one genomic region:
- a CDS encoding glycosyltransferase: MLKINNYLFSVVIPTYNRRVDLERCLNSLVAQTFKNFEVIICDNASTDQTTELVKDYKKLLNLNYIRLSENSGGPAKPRNIGIVNAKGKWICFLDSDDWYATNKLEYISNLNLDNVDVVYHRLLSVDKNGIQGKMFTRQINNKTPLVDFLTRFNPILTSSCCIRKSVFYVNGLSFSEDKKIIGVEDFDLWIRMGLVGAKFKLIKKDLGFYNKQGADSLSYVGDRQVARLNEVYSSYKRLLSAKEQKKSLAAFSYQKGVLLLGDKDKTASFKNFVAALKNGVTYIKIRAMIRIIKLNPVSFLKTE; encoded by the coding sequence ATGTTAAAAATTAATAATTATTTGTTTTCCGTTGTTATACCTACTTATAATAGAAGAGTAGATTTAGAAAGATGTTTAAATTCTTTGGTTGCACAAACATTTAAAAATTTTGAAGTTATAATTTGTGATAATGCATCGACAGATCAAACAACCGAATTAGTAAAGGATTATAAAAAGCTTTTGAATCTAAATTATATTCGTTTGTCTGAAAATTCTGGAGGACCTGCTAAGCCTAGAAATATAGGAATAGTAAATGCAAAAGGAAAGTGGATTTGTTTTTTAGATTCTGATGATTGGTATGCGACTAACAAATTAGAGTATATTTCTAATTTAAATTTAGATAATGTCGACGTTGTTTATCATAGATTATTGTCAGTAGATAAAAATGGTATTCAAGGAAAAATGTTTACAAGACAAATAAATAACAAGACACCACTAGTAGATTTTTTAACACGCTTTAACCCTATCTTAACGTCTTCATGTTGTATTAGAAAAAGTGTTTTCTATGTAAACGGGTTGTCATTTTCAGAGGATAAAAAGATTATTGGCGTTGAGGATTTCGATTTATGGATTAGAATGGGACTTGTGGGAGCGAAATTCAAACTAATAAAAAAAGACCTAGGTTTTTACAATAAACAAGGTGCAGACAGCTTATCTTATGTGGGTGACCGTCAAGTCGCTAGGTTGAATGAAGTTTATTCTTCTTATAAAAGGTTATTATCTGCTAAAGAACAAAAAAAATCATTAGCCGCTTTTAGTTATCAAAAGGGAGTGTTACTATTAGGAGATAAGGATAAAACAGCAAGTTTTAAAAATTTTGTAGCTGCATTAAAAAATGGTGTTACATATATAAAAATACGGGCTATGATTAGGATTATAAAATTAAACCCTGTTAGTTTCCTAAAAACTGAGTGA
- the rfbG gene encoding CDP-glucose 4,6-dehydratase has protein sequence MGEKVVFGNIYRDKKVLVTGNTGFKGSWLCTWLISLGAEVYGISNEIPTSPSMFVELELKTKMKHFFADIRDLDAVRKIISEIEPDFVFHLAAQPIVSLSYSEPIDTISTNVMGTANVLEVLRSYDKPCTAIIITSDKCYDNVEWIFGYKETDALGGKDIYSGSKGAAELIFKSYYHSFFKKEQGVVKIASARAGNVIGGGDWALDRIIPDCMRSWSLGKVVEIRSPKATRPWQHVLEPLSGYLQLGERLYKDHTLNGESFNFGPKPEYNHTVQEILEDMSVRWHFENSKDAYQITGDIKFYEAGLLKLNCDKALFYFQWKPTLDYTTLIGYTSDWYYEFYKNKGDMFLYTQSQIKGYEDLAKLGKIAWTK, from the coding sequence ATGGGAGAAAAAGTAGTTTTTGGAAATATTTATCGTGATAAGAAGGTTTTAGTGACAGGTAACACCGGATTTAAAGGTTCGTGGCTATGTACTTGGTTAATTTCATTAGGGGCAGAGGTATATGGAATTTCAAATGAAATACCCACCTCTCCTTCAATGTTTGTAGAGCTGGAATTGAAAACTAAGATGAAACATTTTTTTGCCGATATTCGTGACTTAGATGCTGTTAGAAAGATAATAAGCGAAATAGAGCCAGATTTTGTTTTTCATTTAGCAGCACAGCCGATAGTATCTTTATCTTATAGTGAGCCGATAGATACTATTTCTACCAATGTAATGGGAACAGCTAATGTACTAGAAGTTTTACGTTCCTACGATAAACCTTGTACAGCAATTATTATTACAAGTGATAAATGTTATGATAATGTTGAATGGATTTTTGGATATAAAGAGACAGACGCATTAGGCGGTAAAGATATTTACAGTGGAAGTAAAGGAGCAGCTGAGTTAATTTTTAAATCATACTACCATTCTTTTTTTAAAAAAGAGCAAGGTGTTGTAAAAATAGCTTCAGCCCGAGCAGGAAATGTTATTGGGGGAGGAGATTGGGCTTTGGACAGAATCATACCAGATTGTATGCGTTCTTGGAGTTTAGGTAAGGTAGTAGAAATAAGAAGTCCAAAAGCTACTCGTCCTTGGCAGCATGTTTTAGAGCCCCTTAGTGGTTATTTACAATTGGGAGAACGTTTATACAAAGACCACACTTTAAATGGAGAAAGTTTTAATTTTGGACCAAAACCAGAATACAATCATACAGTTCAAGAAATTTTAGAGGATATGAGTGTACGTTGGCACTTTGAAAATTCTAAGGATGCTTACCAAATTACAGGTGATATTAAGTTCTATGAAGCTGGATTGTTAAAATTAAACTGTGACAAAGCACTATTTTATTTTCAATGGAAGCCAACACTTGATTATACAACACTCATTGGATATACTAGCGATTGGTATTATGAGTTTTACAAGAATAAAGGAGATATGTTTTTATATACCCAATCTCAGATTAAAGGATATGAGGATTTAGCAAAACTAGGGAAGATAGCATGGACAAAATAA
- a CDS encoding acyltransferase family protein codes for MKLNFKRITASGSFIPEIDGLRFIAIISVILYHIMLFLVKKDSNQYLDNFDYSFLQRILEHGFLGVPLFFVISGFILGLPFAKQYLKNENKVVLSKYFLRRLSRLEPPYILVMTLLLLGAVYVAKTVSMSDGITSYISSIFYLNNFIYPGFTSTLNVVAWSLEVEVQFYILAPLLAYIFSIKKAFTRRIVLFFLAMLFLIVNQLYTLPFLSLINYFQYFIIGFFLADLYVSNASLLPKTKNDYLIGLFLFCFIWVFDNGDFENIYSKIIFESVQLSSIFFLYYYVLFHKVFKILSFKLITNIGGMCYSIYLIHYPIISMIGNPLLKYSFSEYSFVNTFVYVFVLIVSIMIMSSCFFLMVERPCMDKDWYKKIFRKKVA; via the coding sequence ATGAAATTGAATTTTAAAAGAATTACTGCCTCAGGTAGTTTTATACCAGAGATAGATGGATTACGATTCATAGCAATTATTAGTGTTATTTTATATCACATAATGCTTTTTTTAGTTAAGAAAGACAGTAATCAATATCTAGATAATTTTGATTATTCTTTTTTACAAAGAATTTTAGAACATGGATTTTTAGGGGTGCCACTTTTTTTTGTGATTAGTGGTTTTATTTTGGGGCTTCCATTTGCTAAACAATACTTAAAGAATGAAAATAAAGTAGTATTAAGTAAATATTTTTTAAGAAGATTATCAAGATTAGAACCACCTTATATTCTTGTGATGACGCTATTGTTACTTGGAGCAGTTTATGTTGCGAAGACTGTTTCAATGAGTGATGGAATAACTAGTTATATATCCTCTATTTTTTATTTAAACAATTTTATTTATCCAGGTTTTACTTCAACATTGAATGTAGTTGCTTGGTCTTTAGAAGTTGAAGTGCAATTTTATATTTTAGCTCCTTTATTAGCTTATATTTTTTCTATAAAAAAAGCATTTACACGACGAATAGTTTTGTTTTTTCTTGCAATGTTATTTTTGATTGTTAATCAATTATATACATTACCGTTTTTGAGTTTAATTAATTATTTTCAATACTTTATAATTGGGTTCTTTTTAGCTGATTTATATGTGTCCAACGCTTCATTATTGCCAAAAACCAAAAATGATTATTTAATAGGTTTGTTTCTGTTTTGTTTTATCTGGGTGTTTGATAACGGGGATTTTGAAAATATCTATTCTAAAATTATTTTTGAATCAGTGCAATTGAGTAGTATCTTTTTTCTTTATTATTATGTTCTCTTTCATAAAGTTTTTAAAATATTATCCTTCAAATTAATTACAAACATTGGAGGAATGTGTTACTCGATATATCTAATACATTATCCAATTATAAGTATGATAGGTAATCCCCTTTTAAAATACTCTTTTTCGGAGTATAGTTTTGTTAATACTTTTGTGTATGTATTTGTATTAATAGTTTCTATAATGATTATGTCTTCATGTTTTTTTTTAATGGTAGAAAGACCTTGTATGGATAAAGATTGGTACAAAAAGATATTCAGGAAAAAAGTAGCCTAA
- a CDS encoding NAD-dependent epimerase/dehydratase family protein: MVKKKILVTGGSGYIGSRICLYLANKGYDVTALCYSKIPADETWIEKMDKVLIGDVRDEQFLQEVANYEYDILIHLVSLDHHQSNGTPSFVSSVNITPVWSLLDVFSKKGLKKFIYFSTAQVYGGLKDEVVSENKLLSSKNPYGLTHQVGEMICEYYNVNSDVDCHVVRLSNSYGAPIFEENNCWWLVVNDLCRMAYNQKRIVLQSDGSPLRDFIHGWDVCAGVQTIIETKAKHPVYNLSSGITLSILEIAEKVEKVFAQRYGLKLPIEVTVSGQKEESLKATNYKIDNSLICSIGFKPKWSLEDGINDLLDYLQKGS; this comes from the coding sequence ATGGTAAAAAAAAAAATTCTTGTCACTGGAGGGAGTGGATATATTGGTTCAAGAATTTGTTTGTATCTGGCTAATAAAGGATACGATGTAACAGCTCTTTGCTATTCTAAAATTCCTGCAGATGAAACTTGGATAGAAAAAATGGATAAGGTTTTAATTGGAGATGTAAGAGATGAACAATTTTTGCAGGAAGTAGCCAATTATGAATATGATATTTTAATACATTTAGTTTCGCTGGATCATCACCAATCTAATGGCACTCCTTCATTTGTTAGCTCGGTTAATATCACTCCAGTTTGGTCTCTATTAGATGTTTTTTCAAAAAAAGGATTAAAAAAATTTATTTACTTCTCTACTGCGCAAGTCTATGGAGGGTTAAAAGATGAGGTAGTGAGTGAAAATAAATTATTGTCAAGTAAGAACCCTTACGGATTAACTCATCAAGTTGGAGAAATGATTTGTGAATATTATAATGTCAATTCGGATGTTGATTGTCATGTAGTTAGGTTGTCAAATAGCTATGGTGCGCCAATTTTTGAAGAAAATAATTGTTGGTGGCTAGTCGTTAATGATTTATGCCGAATGGCATATAATCAAAAACGAATAGTATTGCAATCAGATGGATCACCTTTGCGTGATTTTATACATGGATGGGATGTTTGTGCAGGAGTACAAACTATTATAGAAACAAAAGCAAAACATCCCGTTTATAATTTATCATCTGGAATTACGCTTTCAATATTGGAAATTGCCGAAAAAGTAGAAAAGGTTTTTGCACAACGATATGGTTTAAAATTACCAATAGAAGTTACAGTATCAGGACAAAAAGAGGAAAGCTTAAAAGCTACGAATTATAAGATCGACAATAGTCTAATTTGCAGTATAGGATTTAAGCCAAAATGGTCGTTAGAAGATGGTATTAATGATCTTTTAGATTATTTGCAAAAAGGAAGTTAA
- the rfbF gene encoding glucose-1-phosphate cytidylyltransferase: MKAVILCGGYGTRIRDVADDIPKPMIPIGGKPIIWHIMKTYASYGYQDFVLCMGYKSEVIKDFFVNYELRSADIKIKLGEKAEQIISETSHDEDGWEITLAETGIKAMTGARVRRIKKYIGEDPMFMLTYGDGVGDINIDALVAFHKAHGKMVTLTGVRPPGRFGELGIAEDGSTITGFNEKPQASGGRINGGYFVCNREFLDVLSDNEDLVLEQEPMKKLVELGELKVFEHDGFWQPMDTSREYTLLNELYNNNQAPWVKWEKK, translated from the coding sequence ATGAAGGCAGTAATACTTTGTGGAGGTTACGGAACAAGAATTCGTGATGTCGCTGACGATATACCAAAACCAATGATCCCTATTGGAGGAAAGCCAATTATTTGGCATATAATGAAAACATACGCGTCTTATGGATATCAGGATTTTGTGCTTTGTATGGGTTATAAAAGCGAAGTAATTAAAGATTTTTTTGTTAATTACGAACTAAGAAGTGCTGATATTAAAATAAAATTAGGAGAAAAAGCAGAACAAATTATTTCAGAAACGAGCCATGATGAAGATGGTTGGGAAATCACTCTTGCTGAAACAGGAATTAAAGCCATGACAGGTGCTCGTGTTAGAAGAATAAAAAAATATATTGGTGAAGATCCAATGTTTATGCTTACCTATGGAGATGGAGTTGGAGATATTAATATAGATGCACTAGTAGCTTTTCATAAAGCACATGGGAAAATGGTTACTCTAACAGGTGTTAGGCCACCTGGGCGTTTTGGTGAATTAGGAATTGCCGAAGACGGATCTACTATTACCGGATTTAATGAAAAACCGCAAGCAAGTGGTGGACGTATAAATGGGGGATATTTTGTATGCAACAGGGAGTTCTTAGATGTTTTAAGTGACAATGAAGATTTGGTTTTAGAGCAAGAACCAATGAAAAAACTGGTTGAATTAGGAGAGTTGAAAGTTTTTGAACATGATGGCTTTTGGCAACCCATGGATACTTCTAGGGAATATACACTATTAAATGAACTTTATAATAATAATCAAGCACCTTGGGTAAAATGGGAGAAAAAGTAG
- a CDS encoding dTDP-4-dehydrorhamnose 3,5-epimerase — MDKITIQGVLLTPLKRIHNPKGDVFHGMKKSDVGYAGFGEAYFSTINFEDVKPWKKHFNMTLNFVVPLGDIRFVIYDDRENSSTKNTFFDVTLGENNYQRITIPPGVWVAFSGAGKNYNLLLNLADIEHDPNEIERKLDLSEIIYSW; from the coding sequence ATGGACAAAATAACAATACAGGGTGTTTTGTTAACGCCGTTAAAAAGAATACATAATCCAAAAGGAGATGTTTTTCATGGAATGAAAAAATCAGATGTTGGTTATGCTGGTTTTGGGGAAGCTTATTTTTCTACGATTAATTTCGAAGATGTAAAGCCGTGGAAAAAGCATTTCAACATGACTTTGAATTTTGTTGTGCCTTTGGGAGATATTCGTTTTGTTATTTATGATGATAGAGAAAATAGTAGTACGAAAAACACCTTTTTTGACGTAACTTTAGGGGAAAATAATTATCAAAGAATTACTATACCTCCAGGTGTTTGGGTTGCATTTAGCGGTGCTGGAAAAAATTATAATTTGCTGTTGAATTTGGCAGACATAGAACATGATCCAAATGAAATAGAACGAAAACTAGATTTGTCTGAAATTATTTATTCATGGTAA